The Phoenix dactylifera cultivar Barhee BC4 unplaced genomic scaffold, palm_55x_up_171113_PBpolish2nd_filt_p 001195F, whole genome shotgun sequence genome includes a region encoding these proteins:
- the LOC103697701 gene encoding phospholipase D alpha 1-like, translating to MAQYLLHGTLQATIFEATSLSNSNTMSMSAPKRIQKAPTTSKRRLLRRLSWIKRVSFCGRKLAGDIEESVGLGIGPAKLYATVDLEKARVGRTRVITNEPNNPRWYESFRIYCAHWAADVIFTVKADNPVGASLIGRAYLPVMDILENNNSEAVDRWLDIYREDGSQVGGGAQIHVRLWYWDVSRDPYQGWGRGIASPRYPGVPHTFFPQRQGCKVTLYQDAHVPDDGLVPSRIPLAGNRYYEPRRCWEDIFDAIANARHLIYVTGWSVYTEITLVRDPRRPRPGGDATLGELLKQKAREGVRVLMLVWDDRTSLGLGPLRKDGVMATHDQDTSSYFRGTGVHCVLCPRNPDEGRSYVQDLETATMFTHHQKTLVVDVEVPGKTMAATRNDDGRRRKRRIAGFVGGIDLCDGRYDTQYHSLFRTLGTAHRNDFHQPNFPGASIRKGGPREPWHDIHCRLEGRVAWDVLCNFEQRWRKQGGSAELLLQPGYDLAPDEEPPPTEDEVEAWSVQLFRSIDGGAVAGFPDAPEDAAAAGLVTGKDHVIDRSIQDAYIHAIRRARNFIYIENQYFLGSSYGWKGKAADGVTVEDIGALHLIPKELSLKIVSKIESGERFSVYVVIPMWPEGVPESGSVQAILDWQRRTMEMMYADIAEALQAKGLRANPKDYLSFFCLGNREVNKGGEYQAEEHPEPDTDYNRAQQARRFMIYVHAKMMIVDDEYVIIGSANINQRSMDGGRDSEIAMGAYQPNYLATRQPVKGQIHGFRLALWYEHLGMLDDTFLRPQSIECMRKVNKIAERNWGLYTSDMLVSDLPSHLLSYPLGVTEDGEMMELHGMEFFPDTRARVLGTKSDYLPPILTT from the exons ATGGCGCAGTATTTGCTACATGGAACTCTTCAAGCTACAATCTTTGAAGCAACGTCCTTATCCAATTCCAACACAATGTCCATGAGTGCTCCAAAACGCATCCAGAAG GCACCAACCACGTCAAAGAGGAGGCTTCTGAGAAGATTATCATGGATCAAGAGAGTGTCATTCTGCGGCCGAAAG CTTGCGGGGGACATCGAGGAGTCGGTGGGTCTCGGGATAGGGCCTGCGAAGCTCTACGCGACCGTCGACTTGGAGAAGGCCAGAGTGGGTCGGACCCGAGTGATCACGAACGAGCCCAACAATCCCCGCTGGTACGAGTCCTTCCGCATCTATTGTGCGCACTGGGCTGCCGATGTCATCTTCACCGTCAAGGCCGACAACCCAGTCGGGGCATCGCTCATCGGAAGGGCCTACCTTCCCGTCATGGATATCCTCGAGAATAACAACAGTGAGGCAGTGGACAGGTGGCTCGACATCTACCGGGAGGACGGCAGCCAGGTGGGTGGAGGCGCCCAGATCCACGTCCGCCTCTGGTATTGGGACGTGTCCAGAGATCCTTACCAGGGTTGGGGCCGGGGGATCGCCAGCCCGCGGTACCCGGGTGTCCCTCACACCTTCTTCCCGCAGCGGCAGGGTTGCAAGGTGACGCTCTATCAGGACGCCCATGTCCCCGACGATGGCCTCGTTCCCAGCCGAATCCCTCTAGCCGGCAACCGCTACTACGAGCCCCGCCGTTGCTGGGAGGACATCTTCGACGCCATCGCCAATGCCCGGCACCTCATCTATGTCACAGGTTGGTCGGTGTACACAGAGATCACCCTGGTGAGAGACCCCAGGAGGCCCAGGCCTGGAGGGGATGCCACCCTCGGGGAGCTACTCAAGCAAAAAGCCCGTGAGGGCGTCCGAGTGCTGATGCTCGTGTGGGATGACAGGACCTCACTAGGCCTAGGCCCGCTAAGGAAGGATGGGGTGATGGCCACCCACGACCAGGACACGTCCAGCTACTTTCGCGGCACGGGCGTGCACTGCGTCCTCTGCCCCCGGAATCCAGACGAGGGAAGGAGCTACGTGCAGGACCTCGAGACGGCCACCATGTTCACGCACCACCAAAAGACCCTGGTCGTGGATGTTGAGGTGCCCGGAAAGACGATGGCCGCTACGAGGAATGACgatgggaggaggaggaagaggaggatcgCCGGCTTTGTCGGGGGCATTGACCTCTGTGACGGGAGATATGACACACAGTACCATTCTTTGTTCCGAACGTTGGGCACAGCACACCGCAATGACTTCCATCAGCCCAACTTTCCCGGGGCATCCATCCGGAAGGGCGGGCCCCGGGAGCCCTGGCACGATATCCACTGTCGATTGGAGGGGCGTGTCGCATGGGATGTGCTGTGCAACTTTGAGCAACGATGGAGGAAGCAGGGCGGGAGTGCAGAGCTGCTCCTGCAGCCTGGGTATGATCTGGCTCCCGACGAGGAGCCCCCTCCCACGGAGGACGAAGTAGAGGCATGGAGTGTCCAGCTCTTCCGATCCATTGACGGGGGTGCGGTAGCTGGATTCCCGGATGCACCAGAGGATGCCGCCGCGGCAGGGCTTGTCACCGGCAAGGATCATGTCATCGATCGCAGCATCCAGGATGCTTACATCCATGCTATTCGCAGGGCCAGGAACTTCATCTACATCGAGAACCAATACTTCCTGGGTAGCTCTTATGGGTGGAAAGGAAAAGCAGCTGACGGTGTCACGGTCGAGGACATTGGGGCACTACATCTCATCCCCAAGGAGCTGTCACTCAAAATCGTCAGCAAGATCGAGTCCGGGGAGCGGTTCTCTGTCTACGTGGTTATCCCTATGTGGCCGGAGGGCGTCCCTGAGAGCGGATCGGTTCAGGCCATTCTAGACTGGCAGCGTAGGACAATGGAAATGATGTACGCTGACATTGCAGAGGCCCTTCAGGCCAAGGGGCTCCGAGCGAACCCGAAGGACTACCTCTCTTTCTTCTGCTTAGGGAATCGAGAGGTGAACAAAGGTGGCGAGTACCAAGCCGAGGAGCATCCGGAGCCAGACACGGACTACAACAGAGCGCAGCAAGCCAGGCGATTCATGATCTATGTCCATGCCAAGATGATGATTG TTGATGATGAGTATGTTATAATTGGATCAGCCAACATCAATCAGAGGTCAATGGATGGAGGAAGGGACTCGGAGATTGCCATGGGAGCATACCAACCAAATTATCTGGCAACCAGGCAGCCAGTCAAGGGGCAGATCCACGGCTTCCGGTTGGCACTATGGTATGAGCACCTTGGTATGCTTGACGACACCTTCCTTCGACCCCAAAGCATTGAGTGCATGCGAAAGGTAAACAAGATTGCTGAAAGGAACTGGGGACTCTACACGAGTGACATGCTTGTCAGCGATCTCCCAAGCCATCTACTTAGCTACCCACTAGGAGTGACAGAGGATGGCGAGATGATGGAGTTGCATGGGATGGAGTTCTTCCCCGACACCAGGGCTCGTGTTCTAGGCACCAAGTCTGACTACCTTCCCCCCATCCTTACCACCTGA
- the LOC120108138 gene encoding glucan endo-1,3-beta-glucosidase 14-like isoform X3: MDGDGGAAVFFFCGPRGAPVMRACRCLFILLLFLYGGLVTVQAFTGTYGINYGRVADNIPPPEAVVAYLKEAKIKNARIYDADHSVLEAFKGSGLELVVGIPNEYLKNMSTNEDQAVNWIKENVQAYLPDTHIRGIAVGNEVLGGSDQELVEALSGAIRNVYNALSKLQLTDVIEVLTPHSQAVFDNSYPPSSCTFKENVLQYMKPILDLFSKIDAAYAALEAAGYEEMEVRVSETGWASKGDEDETGATAQNARTYNYNLLKRLAKKKGTPRRPKMVVKAYVFALFNEDLKPGSGSERHYGLLKSDGSIAYDIGFSGLTPS, from the exons ATGGACGGCGACGGAGGAGCGgcggtatttttcttttgtggaCCAAGAGGAGCACCGGTGATGCGGGCTTGCCGATGCTTGTTCatccttctcctctttctttacGGCG GCCTTGTGACAGTTCAGGCATTTACTGGCACTTATGGAATAAATTATGGCAGGGTCGCTGATAACATTCCTCCCCCTGAAGCTGTTGTGGCATATTTGAAAGAAGCAAAGATAAAGAATGCTCGAATCTATGATGCAGATCACAGTGTTCTGGAGGCATTTAAAGGATCCGGGCTTGAACTGGTGGTGGGAATTCCCAATGAATATCTTAAAAATATGAGTACGAATGAAGACCAAGCTGTCAACTGGATTAAGGAAAACGTGCAAGCATATTTGCCTGACACACATATCAGAGGGATCGCTGTAGGGAATGAAGTGCTGGGAGGATCAGATCAGGAGCTGGTAGAAGCTCTTTCTGGTGCTATCAGAAACGTATATAATGCTCTGAGTAAGCTTCAACTGACAGATGTCATCGAAGTCTTGACCCCACACTCTCAGGCTGTGTTTGATAATTCCTATCCTCCATCATCATGTACTTTCAAGGAGAATGTTCTCCAATACATGAAACCAATCTTGGATTTATTTTCAAAG ATAGACGCAGCATATGCTGCTTTGGAAGCAGCTGGGTATGAGGAGATGGAAGTCCGAGTTTCTGAGACAGGTTGGGCTTCTAAAGGGGATGAAGATGAAACTGGAGCTACCGCTCAGAATGCAAGAACTTATAATTATAATTTGCTCAAGAGGCTAGCCAAGAAGAAAGGGACTCCACGCAGACCAAAGATGGTAGTAAAAGCATATGTTTTTGCATTGTTTAATGAGGATTTGAAGCCTGGGTCAGGTTCTGAGAGGCATTATGGACTTCTGAAGTCTGATGGGAGCATAGCATATGATATTGGATTTTCTGGTCTGACACCTTCATAA
- the LOC120108138 gene encoding glucan endo-1,3-beta-glucosidase 14-like isoform X2 codes for MDGDGGAAVFFFCGPRGAPVMRACRCLFILLLFLYGGLVTVQAFTGTYGINYGRVADNIPPPEAVVAYLKEAKIKNARIYDADHSVLEAFKGSGLELVVGIPNEYLKNMSTNEDQAVNWIKENVQAYLPDTHIRGIAVGNEVLGGSDQELVEALSGAIRNVYNALSKLQLTDVIEVLTPHSQAVFDNSYPPSSCTFKENVLQYMKPILDLFSKPNRGVYDAKADLHYDNMFDAQIDAAYAALEAAGYEEMEVRVSETGWASKGDEDETGATAQNARTYNYNLLKRLAKKKGTPRRPKMVVKAYVFALFNEDLKPGSGSERHYGLLKSDGSIAYDIGFSGLTPS; via the exons ATGGACGGCGACGGAGGAGCGgcggtatttttcttttgtggaCCAAGAGGAGCACCGGTGATGCGGGCTTGCCGATGCTTGTTCatccttctcctctttctttacGGCG GCCTTGTGACAGTTCAGGCATTTACTGGCACTTATGGAATAAATTATGGCAGGGTCGCTGATAACATTCCTCCCCCTGAAGCTGTTGTGGCATATTTGAAAGAAGCAAAGATAAAGAATGCTCGAATCTATGATGCAGATCACAGTGTTCTGGAGGCATTTAAAGGATCCGGGCTTGAACTGGTGGTGGGAATTCCCAATGAATATCTTAAAAATATGAGTACGAATGAAGACCAAGCTGTCAACTGGATTAAGGAAAACGTGCAAGCATATTTGCCTGACACACATATCAGAGGGATCGCTGTAGGGAATGAAGTGCTGGGAGGATCAGATCAGGAGCTGGTAGAAGCTCTTTCTGGTGCTATCAGAAACGTATATAATGCTCTGAGTAAGCTTCAACTGACAGATGTCATCGAAGTCTTGACCCCACACTCTCAGGCTGTGTTTGATAATTCCTATCCTCCATCATCATGTACTTTCAAGGAGAATGTTCTCCAATACATGAAACCAATCTTGGATTTATTTTCAAAG CCAAATCGTGGAGTTTATGATGCAAAGGCTGATTTGCACTATGACAATATGTTTGATGCTCAGATAGACGCAGCATATGCTGCTTTGGAAGCAGCTGGGTATGAGGAGATGGAAGTCCGAGTTTCTGAGACAGGTTGGGCTTCTAAAGGGGATGAAGATGAAACTGGAGCTACCGCTCAGAATGCAAGAACTTATAATTATAATTTGCTCAAGAGGCTAGCCAAGAAGAAAGGGACTCCACGCAGACCAAAGATGGTAGTAAAAGCATATGTTTTTGCATTGTTTAATGAGGATTTGAAGCCTGGGTCAGGTTCTGAGAGGCATTATGGACTTCTGAAGTCTGATGGGAGCATAGCATATGATATTGGATTTTCTGGTCTGACACCTTCATAA
- the LOC120108138 gene encoding glucan endo-1,3-beta-glucosidase 14-like isoform X1 translates to MDGDGGAAVFFFCGPRGAPVMRACRCLFILLLFLYGGLVTVQAFTGTYGINYGRVADNIPPPEAVVAYLKEAKIKNARIYDADHSVLEAFKGSGLELVVGIPNEYLKNMSTNEDQAVNWIKENVQAYLPDTHIRGIAVGNEVLGGSDQELVEALSGAIRNVYNALSKLQLTDVIEVLTPHSQAVFDNSYPPSSCTFKENVLQYMKPILDLFSKAGSPFFINTYPFLSYKYDPNNIDINYALFQPNRGVYDAKADLHYDNMFDAQIDAAYAALEAAGYEEMEVRVSETGWASKGDEDETGATAQNARTYNYNLLKRLAKKKGTPRRPKMVVKAYVFALFNEDLKPGSGSERHYGLLKSDGSIAYDIGFSGLTPS, encoded by the exons ATGGACGGCGACGGAGGAGCGgcggtatttttcttttgtggaCCAAGAGGAGCACCGGTGATGCGGGCTTGCCGATGCTTGTTCatccttctcctctttctttacGGCG GCCTTGTGACAGTTCAGGCATTTACTGGCACTTATGGAATAAATTATGGCAGGGTCGCTGATAACATTCCTCCCCCTGAAGCTGTTGTGGCATATTTGAAAGAAGCAAAGATAAAGAATGCTCGAATCTATGATGCAGATCACAGTGTTCTGGAGGCATTTAAAGGATCCGGGCTTGAACTGGTGGTGGGAATTCCCAATGAATATCTTAAAAATATGAGTACGAATGAAGACCAAGCTGTCAACTGGATTAAGGAAAACGTGCAAGCATATTTGCCTGACACACATATCAGAGGGATCGCTGTAGGGAATGAAGTGCTGGGAGGATCAGATCAGGAGCTGGTAGAAGCTCTTTCTGGTGCTATCAGAAACGTATATAATGCTCTGAGTAAGCTTCAACTGACAGATGTCATCGAAGTCTTGACCCCACACTCTCAGGCTGTGTTTGATAATTCCTATCCTCCATCATCATGTACTTTCAAGGAGAATGTTCTCCAATACATGAAACCAATCTTGGATTTATTTTCAAAGGCAGGatctcccttcttcatcaacacATATCCATTTTTGTCCTACAAATATGACCCCAATAATATAGATATTAATTATGCTCTTTTCCAGCCAAATCGTGGAGTTTATGATGCAAAGGCTGATTTGCACTATGACAATATGTTTGATGCTCAGATAGACGCAGCATATGCTGCTTTGGAAGCAGCTGGGTATGAGGAGATGGAAGTCCGAGTTTCTGAGACAGGTTGGGCTTCTAAAGGGGATGAAGATGAAACTGGAGCTACCGCTCAGAATGCAAGAACTTATAATTATAATTTGCTCAAGAGGCTAGCCAAGAAGAAAGGGACTCCACGCAGACCAAAGATGGTAGTAAAAGCATATGTTTTTGCATTGTTTAATGAGGATTTGAAGCCTGGGTCAGGTTCTGAGAGGCATTATGGACTTCTGAAGTCTGATGGGAGCATAGCATATGATATTGGATTTTCTGGTCTGACACCTTCATAA